The Thermacetogenium phaeum DSM 12270 genome segment CGTCCTGGAGAACATCACCATGGCCCTGGTGATCGTCAAGAAAATGGAGCAGGCCAAGGCCGAAGAGCTCGCCCTCTCCCTCCTGGAAAAAGTGGGCTTGAGCGATAAGGCCCGAAACTATCCGGCACAGCTTTCCGGGGGGCAGCAGCAGAGGGTGGCCATCGCCCGCGCCCTGGCCATGCAGCCCAAGGTGATGCTCTTCGACGAGCCGACCTCCGCCCTCGATCCGGAGATGGTGGGGGAGGTTCTGGAGGTGATGGGCGCCCTGGCCCGGGAGGGAATGACAATGGTGGTGGTGACCCACGAGATGAAGTTCGCCCGGGAGATCGGCGATCGGGTCATCTTCATGGACGAAGGGGTGATCGTCGAGGAAGGAACCCCGGAGCAGATCTTCACAGAGCCGCGCAATCCCAGAACGCGCTCCTTCCTGACGCGGGTGATGTAATCAGACGAAAAAAAGAAGCATTAAAGCCGGGCTGATAAAGCATCAGCTCCGGCTTTCTTCTTCCTGCAGGCAACCCTTTCCCTGCTTCCCGGGGACACGGCCAGCAGCCGGTCCTGCGACGTTCGGTCCACCCGTCAAGCAAAAGTGTCGAGGAGGGAACCGACGGC includes the following:
- a CDS encoding amino acid ABC transporter ATP-binding protein, yielding MIRVRNLEKSFGKLHVLRGIDLDVKEGEKLVIIGPSGSGKSTLLRCLNMLEVPTKGTIEFAGEVITDPQADLPRIRKDIGMVFQSFNLFPHKNVLENITMALVIVKKMEQAKAEELALSLLEKVGLSDKARNYPAQLSGGQQQRVAIARALAMQPKVMLFDEPTSALDPEMVGEVLEVMGALAREGMTMVVVTHEMKFAREIGDRVIFMDEGVIVEEGTPEQIFTEPRNPRTRSFLTRVM